A stretch of the Macaca thibetana thibetana isolate TM-01 chromosome X, ASM2454274v1, whole genome shotgun sequence genome encodes the following:
- the LOC126946408 gene encoding matrix-remodeling-associated protein 5: protein MLSAHRSRVRRLLKDRYPRIRHPDKMPKRAHWGALSVVLILLWGHPRMALACPHPCACYVPSEVHCTFRSLASVPAGIAKHVERINLGFNSIQALSETSFAGLTKLELLMIHGNEIPSIPDGALRDLSSLQVFKFSYNKLRVITGQTLQGLSNLMRLHIDHNKIEFIHPQAFNGLTSLRLLHLEGNLLHQLHPSTFSTFTFLDYFRLSTIRHLYLAENMIRTLPASMLQNMPLLENLYLQGNPWTCDCEMRWFLEWDAKSRGILKCKKDKAYEGGQLCAMCFSPKKLYKHEIHKLKDMTCLKPSIESPLRQNRSSSIEEEQEQEEDGDSQLIMEKFQLSQWNVSLNMTDEHGNMVNLVCDIKKPMDVYKIHLNQTDPPDIDINATVALDFECPMTRENYEKLWKLIAYYSEVPVKLHRELMLSKDPRVSYQYRQNADEEALYYTGVRAQILAEPEWVMQPSIDIQLNRRQSTAKKVLLSYYTQYSQTISPKDTRQARGRSWVMIEPSGAVQRDQTVLEGGPCQLSCNVKASESPSIFWVLPDGSILKAPMDDPDSKFSILSSGWLRIKSMEPSDSGLYQCIAQVRDEMDRMVYRVLVQSPSTQPAEKDTVTIGKNPGEPVMLPCNALAIPEAHLSWILPNRRIINDLTNTSHVYMLPNGTLSIPKVQVSDSGYYRCVAVNQQGADHFTVGITVTKKGSGSPSKRGRRPGAKALSRVREDIVEDEGGSGMGDEENTSRRLLHPKDQEVFLKTKDDAINGDKKAKKGRRKLKLWKHSEKEPETNVAEGRRVFESRRRINMANKQINPEHWADILAKVRGKNLPKGTEVPPVIKTTSLPSLSLEITPPLPAVSPPSASPVQTATSAEESSADVPLLGEEKHVLSTISSASMGLEHNHNGVILVEPEVTSTPLEEVVYEFSEKTEEITSTEGDLKWTAAPTLISEPYEPSPTLHTLDTVYEEPTHEETATEGWSAADVGSSPEPTSSEYEPPLDAVSLAESEPAQYFDPDLETNSQTHEDNMKEYTFAHITPIPTTWVNDSSTSKSFEDSTIGEQGVPGKSHLQGPTENIQLVKSSLSTQDTLLIKTGMKEKSQTLQGGDMLAGDPTHSRSSESEGQQSKSITLPDSTLGIMSSVSPVKKPAETTVGTLLDKDTTTATTTPRQKVASSSTMTTHPPRRRPNGRKRLRPHKFRHRHKQTPPTTFAPSETFSTQPTQALEIKISNQVESSPVPTAWVDNTVNTPKQLEMEKNAEPISKGTPRRKHGKRPNKHRYTPSTVSSRASGSKPSPSPENKHRNIVTPSSETILLPTTVSLKTEGPYDSLDYMTTTRKIYSSYHKIQETLPVTYKPTTDGKEIKDDDATNVDKHKSDTLVTGDSITNVIPTSCSLVSTTGEFKEESSPVGFPGTPTWNPSRTAQPGRLQTDIPVTTSGENLTDPPLLKELEDVDFTSEFSSSVTVSTPFQQEEVGSSTTLSSIKVQVSSSQAETTTLDQDHHETTVAILLSETRPQNHTPTAAQMKELASSSPRTILMSLGETTTTKPALLSPRTSQTSRDSKENVFLNYVRNPETKAAPVNNEGTQHMSGPNELSTPSSDQDAFNLSIKLELEKQVFDNRSLPHGPDGHHQDGRVHASHQLTRVPAKPKLFLPTGAVRLPEMSTQSASRYFVTFQPPHHWTNKPEITTYPSRSLPENKQFTTPRLSSTTTPLPLHMSKPSIPSKFADRRTDQFNGYSKVFGNNNIPEARNPVGKPPSPRIPHYSNGRFPFFTNRTLSFPQLGVTLRPQIPTSPAPVMRERKVNPGSYNRIHSHSTFHLDFGPPAPPLLHTPRTTGSPSTNLQNTPLVSSTQSSVSFVTSSVQSSGSFHQSSSKFFAGGPPASKFWSLGEKPQILTKSPQTVSITAETDAVFPCEATGKPKPFITWTKVSTGALMTPNTRIQRFEVLKNGTLVIRQVQVQDRGQYMCTASNLHGLDRMVVLLSVTVQQPQILASHYQDVTVYLGDTIAMECLAKGTPAPQISWIFPDRRVWQTVSPVEGRITLHENRTLSIKEASFSDRGVYKCVASNAAGADSLAIRLHVAALPPVIHQEKLENISLPPGLSIHIHCTAKAAPLPSVRWVLGDGTQIRPSQFLHGNLFVFPNGTLYIRNLAPKDSGRYECVAANPVGSARRTVQLNVQRAAANARITGTSPRRTDVRYGGTLKLDCSASGDPWPRILWRLPSKRMIDALFSFDSRIKVFANGTLVVKSVTDKDAGDYLCVARNKVGDDYVVLKVNVVMKPAKIEHKEENDHKVFYGGDLKVDCVATGLPNPEISWSLPDGSLVNSFMQSDDSGGRTKRYVVFNNGTLYFNEVGMREEGDYTCFAENQVGKDEMRVRVKVVTAPATIRNKTYLAVQVPYGDVATVACEAKGEPMPKVTWLSPTNRVIPTASEKYQIYQDGTLLIQKAQRSDSGNYTCLVRNSAGEDRKTVWIHVNVQPPKINGSPNPITTVREIAAGGSRKLIDCRAEGIPTPRVLWAFPEGVVLPAPYYGNRVTVHGNGSLDIRSLRKSDSVQLVCMARNEGGEARLIVQLTVLEPMEKPIFHDPISEKITAMAGHTISLNCSAAGSPTPSLVWVLPNGTDLQSGQQLQRFYHKADGMLHISGLSSVDAGAYRCVARNAAGHTERLVSLKVGLKPEANKQYHNLVSIINGETLKLPCTPPGAGQGRFSWTLPNGMRLEGPQALGRISLLDNGTLAVREASVFDRGTYVCRMETEYGPSVTSIPVIVIAYPPRITSEPTPVIYTRPGNTVKLNCMAMGIPKADITWELPDKSHLKAGVQARLYGNRFLHPQGSLTIQHATQRDAGFYKCMAKNILGSDSKTTYIHVF, encoded by the exons ATGCTCTCGGCGCACCGCTCCCGTGTGCGGCGGCTTCTCAAGGACAG GTATCCGAGAATCAGGCACCCCGACAAGATGCCCAAGCGCGCGCACTGGGGGGCCCTCTCCGTGGTGCTGATCCTGCTTTGGGGCCATCCGCGAATGGCGCTGGCCTGCCCGCATCCTTGTGCCTGCTACGTCCCCAGCGAGGTCCACTGCACGTTCCGATCCCTGGCTTCCGTGCCTGCTGGCATTGCTAAACACGTGGAAAGAATCAATTTGGG GTTTAATAGCATACAGGCCCTGTCAGAAACTTCATTTGCAGGACTGACCAAGTTGGAGTTACTTATGATTCACGGCAATGAGATCCCAAGCATCCCCGACGGAGCTTTAAGAGACCTCAGCTCTCTTCAG GTTTTCAAGTTCAGCTACAACAAGCTGAGAGTGATCACAGGACAGACCCTCCAGGGTCTCTCTAACTTAATGAGGCTGCACATTGACCACAACAAGATCGAGTTTATCCACCCACAGGCTTTCAATGGCTTAACATCCCTGAGACTACTCCATTTGGAAGGAAATCTGCTCCACCAGCTGCACCCCAGCACCTTCTCCACGTTCACATTTCTGGATTATTTCAGACTCTCCACCATAAGGCACCTCTACTTAGCGGAGAACATGATTAGAACTCTTCCTGCCAGCATGCTTCAGAACATGCCGCTTCTGGAGAATCTTTACTTGCAGGGAAATCCGTGGACCTGTGATTGTGAGATGAGATGGTTTTTGGAATGGGATGCAAAATCCAGAG gAATTCTGAAGTGTAAAAAGGACAAAGCTTATGAAGGTGGTCAGTTGTGTGCAATGTGCTTCAGTCCAAAGAAGTTGTACAAACATGAGATTCACAAGCTGAAGGACATGACTTGTCTGAAGCCTTCCATAGAGTCTCCTCTGAGACAGAACAGGAGCAGCAGTATTGAGGAGGAGCAAGAACAAGAAGAGGATGGTGACAGCCAGCTCATCATGGAGAAATTCCAACTCTCCCAGTGGAATGTCTCTTTGAACATGACTGACGAGCACGGGAACATGGTGAACTTGGTCTGTGACATCAAGAAACCAATGGATGTGTACAAAATTCACTTGAACCAAACGGATCCTCCAGATATTGACATAAATGCAACAGTTGCCTTGGACTTTGAGTGTCCAATGACCCGGGAAAACTATGAAAAGCTATGGAAATTGATAGCATACTACAGTGAAGTTCCCGTGAAGCTACACAGAGAGCTCATGCTCAGCAAAGACCCCAGAGTCAGCTACCAGTACAGGCAGAATGCTGATGAGGAAGCTCTTTACTACACAGGCGTGAGAGCCCAGATTCTTGCAGAACCAGAATGGGTCATGCAGCCATCCATAGATATCCAGCTGAACCGACGTCAGAGTACGGCCAAGAAGGTGCTACTTTCCTACTACACCCAGTATTCTCAAACAATATCCCCCAAAGATACAAGGCAGGCTCGGGGCAGAAGCTGGGTAATGATTGAGCCTAGTGGAGCTGTGCAAAGAGATCAGACTGTCCTGGAAGGGGGTCCATGCCAGTTGAGCTGCAATGTGAAAGCTTCTGAGAGTCCGTCTATCTTCTGGGTGCTTCCAGATGGCTCCATCCTGAAAGCGCCCATGGATGACCCAGACAGCAAGTTCTCCATTCTCAGCAGTGGCTGGCTAAGGATCAAGTCCATGGAGCCATCTGACTCGGGCTTGTACCAGTGCATTGCTCAAGTGAGGGATGAAATGGACCGCATGGTATATAGGGTACTTGTGCAGTCTCCCTCCACTCAGCCAGCCGAGAAAGACACAGTGACAATTGGCAAGAACCCAGGAGAGCCGGTGATGTTGCCTTGCAATGCTTTAGCAATACCCGAAGCCCACCTTAGCTGGATTCTTCCAAACAGAAGGATAATTAATGATTTGACTAACACATCACATGTATACATGCTGCCAAATGGAACTCTTTCCATCCCAAAGGTCCAAGTCAGCGATAGTGGTTACTACAGATGTGTGGCTGTCAACCAGCAAGGGGCAGACCATTTTACCGTGGGAATCACAGTGACCAAGAAAGGGTCTGGCTCGCCATCCAAAAGAGGCCGACGCCCAGGTGCAAAGGCTCTTTCCAGAGTGAGAGAAGACATCGTGGAGGATGAAGGGGGCTCAGGCATGGGAGATGAAGAGAACACTTCAAGGAGACTTCTGCATCCAAAGGACCAAGAGGTGTTCCTCAAAACAAAGGATGATGCCATCAATGGAGATAAGAAAGccaagaaagggagaagaaagctGAAACTCTGGAAGCATTCGGAAAAAGAACCAGAGACCAATGTTGCAGAAGGTCGCAGAGTGTTTGAATCCAGACGAAGGATAAACATGGCAAACAAACAGATTAATCCAGAGCACTGGGCTGACATTTTAGCTAAAGTCCGTGGGAAAAATCTCCCTAAGGGCACAGAAGTACCCCCAGTGATTAAAACCACAAGTCTTCCATCCTTGAGTCTAGAAATCACACCACCTTTGCCTGCTGTTTCTCCCCCGTCAGCATCTCCTGTGCAGACAGCGACCAGTGCTGAAGAATCCTCAGCAGATGTACCTCTACTTGGTGAAGAAAAGCACGTTTTGAGTACCATTTCCTCAGCCAGCATGGGACTAGAACACAACCACAATGGAGTTATTCTTGTTGAACCTGAAGTAACAAGCACACCTCTGGAAGAAGTTGTTTATGAGTTTTCCGAGAAGACTGAGGAGATAACTTCCACTGAAGGCGACCTGAAGTGGACTGCAGCCCCTACACTTATATCTGAGCCTTATGAACCATCTCCTACTCTGCACACCTTAGACACAGTCTATGAAGAGCCCACCCATGAAGAGACGGCAACAGAGGGTTGGTCTGCAGCAGATGTTGGATCCTCACCAGAGCCCACATCCAGTGAGTATGAGCCTCCATTGGATGCTGTCTCCTTGGCTGAGTCTGAGCCTGCGCAATACTTTGACCCAGATTTGGAGACTAATTCACAAACACATGAGGATAACATGAAAGAATACACCTTTGCACACATTACTCCAATCCCCACCACCTGGGTTAATGACTCTAGTACATCAAAGTCATTTGAGGATTCTACTATAGGTGAACAAGGTGTCCCAGGCAAATCACATTTACAAGGACCGACAGAGAACATCCAGCTTGTGAAAAGTAGTTTAAGCACTCAAGACACCTTACTGATTAAAACAGGTATGAAAGAGAAGTCTCAGACACTACAGGGAGGAGATATGCTAGCGGGAGACCCCACACACTCCAGAAGTTCTGAGAGTGAAGGCCAACAGAGCAAATCCATCACTTTGCCTGACTCCACACTGGGTATAATGAGCAGTGTGTCTCCAGTTAAGAAGCCTGCAGAAACCACAGTTGGCACCCTGCTAGACAAAGACaccacaacagcaacaacaactcCAAGGCAAAAAGTTGCTTCGTCATCCACCATGACCACTCACCCTCCTCGAAGGAGACCCAATGGGAGAAAGAGATTACGCCCCCACAAATTCCGCCACCGACACAAGCAAACCCCACCCACAACTTTTGCCCCATCAGAGACTTTTTCTACTCAACCAACTCAAGCACTTGAAATTAAGATTTCAAATCAAGTGGAGAGTTCTCCGGTTCCTACAGCTTGGGTGGATAACACAGTTAATACCCCCAAACAGTTGGAAATGGAGAAGAATGCAGAACCCATATCCAAGGGAACGCCACGGAGAAAACACGGGAAGAGGCCAAACAAACATCGATATACCCCTTCTACAGTGAGCTCAAGAGCTTCCGGATCTAAGCCCAGCCCTTCTccagaaaataaacatagaaacatTGTTACTCCCAGTTCAGAAACTATACTTTTGCCTACAACTGTTTCTCTGAAAACTGAGGGCCCTTATGATTCCTTAGATTACATGACAACCaccagaaaaatatattcatcttaCCATAAAATCCAAGAGACACTTCCAGTCACATATAAACCCACAACAGATGGAAAAGAAATTAAGGATGATGATGCCACAAATGTCGACAAACATAAAAGTGACACTTTAGTCACTGGTGACTCAATTACTAATGTCATACCAACTTCTTGCTCCTTGGTCTCCACTACAGGAGAATTTAAGGAAGAATCCTCTCCTGTAGGCTTTCCAGGAACTCCAACCTGGAATCCCTCAAGGACAGCCCAGCCTGGGAGGCTACAGACAGACATACCTGTTACTACTTCTGGGGAAAACCTTACAGACCCTCCCCTTCTTAAAGAGCTCGAGGATGTGGATTTTACTTCTGAGTTTTCATCCTCTGTGACAGTCTCCACACCATTTCAACAGGAAGAAGTTGGTTCTTCCACAACTCTCTCCAGCATAAAAGTGCAGGTGTCTTCAAGTCAGGCAGAAACCACCACTCTTGATCAAGATCATCATGAAACCACTGTAGCTATTCTACTCTCTGAAACTAGACCACAGAATCACACCCCTACTGCCGCCCAGATGAAAGAGCTAGCATCCTCGTCCCCACGCACGATTCTCATGTCTTTGGGAGAAACCACCACCACTAAGCCAGCACTTCTCAGTCCAAGAACATCTCAAACATCTAGAGATTccaaggaaaatgttttcttgaaTTATGTGAGGAATCCAGAAACCAAAGCAGCCCCAGTGAACAATGAAGGGACACAGCATATGTCAGGGCCAAATGAATTATCAACACCCTCTTCCGACCAGGATGCATTTAACTTGTCTATAAAGCTGGAATTGGAGAAGCAAGTATTTGATAATAGGAGTCTACCACATGGCCCAGATGGCCACCACCAGGATGGAAGAGTTCATGCTTCTCATCAACTAACCAGAGTCCCTGCCAAACCCAAACTGTTCCTACCAACAGGAGCAGTGAGGCTGCCTGAAATGTCCACACAAAGTGCTTCCAGATACTTTGTAACTTTCCAGCCACCTCATCACTGGACCAACAAACCAGAAATAACTACATATCCTTCTAGGTCTTTACCAGAGAACAAGCAGTTTACAACTCCAAGATTATCAAGTACAACAACTCCTCTCCCATTGCACATGTCCAAACCCAGCATTCCTAGTAAGTTTGCTGACCGAAGAACTGACCAATTCAATGGCTACTCCAAAGTGTTTGGAAATAACAACATCCCTGAGGCAAGAAACCCAGTTGGAAAGCCTCCCAGTCCAAGAATTCCTCATTATTCCAATGGAAGATTCCCTTTCTTTACCAACAGGACTCTTTCTTTTCCACAGCTGGGAGTCACCCTGAGACCCCAGATACCCACTTCTCCTGCCCCagtaatgagagagagaaaagttaatCCAGGTTCCTACAACAGGATACATTCCCATAGCACCTTCCATCTGGACTTTGGCCCTCCAGCACCTCCGTTGTTGCACACTCCGCGGACCACGGGGTCACCCTCAACTAACTTACAGAATACCCCTCTGGTCTCCTCCACCCAGAGTTCTGTCTCCTTTGTAACATCTTCTGTCCagtcctcaggaagcttccaccaGAGCAGCTCAAAGTTCTTTGCAGGAGGACCGCCTGCATCCAAATTCTGGTCTCTTGGGGAAAAGCCCCAGATCCTCACCAAGTCCCCACAGACTGTGTCCATCACTGCCGAGACAGATGCTGTGTTCCCCTGTGAGGCAACAGGAAAACCAAAGCCTTTCATTACTTGGACAAAGGTTTCCACAG GAGCTCTTATGACTCCGAATACCAGGATACAACGGTTTGAGGTTCTCAAGAACGGTACCTTAGTGATACGGCAGGTTCAAGTGCAAGATCGAGGCCAGTATATGTGCACCGCCAGCAACCTGCACGGCCTGGACCGGATGGTGGTCTTGCTCTCGGTCACCGTGCAGCAACCTCAAATCCTAGCCTCCCACTACCAGGACGTCACCGTCTACCTGGGAGACACCATTGCAATGGAGTGTCTGGCCAAAGGGACCCCAGCCCCCCAAATTTCCTGGATCTTCCCAGACAGGAGGGTGTGGCAAACTGTATCCCCCGTGGAGGGCCGCATCACCCTGCACGAAAACCGAACCCTTTCCATCAAGGAGGCGTCCTTCTCAGACAGAGGCGTCTATAAGTGCGTGGCCAGCAATGCAGCCGGGGCGGACAGCCTGGCCATCCGCCTGCATGTGGCGGCACTGCCCCCGGTTATCCACCAGGAGAAGCTGGAGAACATCTCGCTGCCCCCTGGGCTCAGCATTCACATTCACTGCACTGCCAAGGCTGCGCCCCTGCCCAGCGTGCGCTGGGTGCTCGGGGACGGTACCCAGATCCGCCCCTCGCAGTTCCTCCACGGGAACTTGTTCGTTTTCCCCAACGGGACGCTCTACATCCGCAACCTCGCGCCCAAGGACAGCGGGCGCTATGAGTGCGTGGCCGCCAACCCGGTGGGCTCCGCGCGCAGGACAGTGCAGCTGAACGTGCAGCGTGCAGCAGCCAACGCGCGCATCACGGGCACCTCTCCGCGGAGGACGGACGTCAGGTACGGAGGGACCCTCAAGCTGGACTGCAGCGCCTCGGGGGACCCCTGGCCGCGCATCCTTTGGAGGCTGCCCTCCAAGAGGATGATCGACGCGCTCTTCAG ttttgatAGTAGAATCAAGGTGTTTGCCAACGGGACCCTGGTGGTAAAATCAGTGACGGACAAAGACGCTGGAGATTACCTGTGCGTAGCTCGAAATAAGGTTGGTGACGACTACGTGGTGCTCAAGGTGAATGTGGTGATGAAACCGGCCAAGATTGAGCACAAGGAGGAGAACGACCACAAAGTCTTCTATGGGGGTGACCTGAAAGTGGACTGTGTGGCCACCGGGCTTCCCAATCCTGAGATCTCCTGGAGCCTCCCGGATGGGAGTCTGGTGAACTCCTTCATGCAGTCAGATGACAGCGGTGGACGCACCAAGCGCTATGTCGTCTTCAACAATGGGACGCTCTACTTTAACGAAGTGGggatgagggaggaaggagactACACCTGCTTTGCCGAAAATCAGGTCGGGAAGGACGAGATGAGAGTCAGAGTCAAGGTGGTGACAGCGCCTGCCACCATCCGGAACAAGACTTACTTGGCGGTTCAGGTGCCCTATGGAGACGTGGCCACTGTAGCCTGTGAGGCCAAAGGAGAACCCATGCCCAAGGTGACTTGGTTGTCCCCAACCAACCGGGTGATCCCCACCGCCTCTGAGAAGTATCAGATATACCAAGATGGCACTCTCCTTATTCAGAAAGCCCAGCGCTCTGACAGTGGCAACTACACCTGCCTGGTCAGGAACAGCGCCGGAGAGGATAGGAAGACCGTGTGGATTCACGTCAATGTCCAGCCACCCAAAATCAACGGTAGCCCCAACCCCATCACCACTGTGCGGGAGATAGCAGCCGGGGGCAGTCGGAAACTGATTGACTGCAGAGCTGAAGGCATCCCCACCCCGAGGGTGTTATGGGCTTTTCCCGAGGGTGTGGTTCTGCCAGCTCCATACTATGGAAATCGGGTCACTGTCCATGGCAACGGTTCCCTAGACATCAGGAGTCTGAGGAAGAGCGACTCCGTTCAGCTAGTATGCATGGCGCGCAACGAGGGAGGGGAGGCCAGGTTGATCGTGCAGCTCACTGTCCTGGAGcccatggagaaacccatcttcCACGACCCGATCAGCGAGAAGATCACGGCCATGGCGGGCCACACCATCAGCCTCAACTGCTCTGCCGCGGGGAGCCCGACACCCAGCCTGGTGTGGGTCCTTCCCAATGGCACCGATCTGCAGAGCGGACAGCAGCTGCAGCGCTTCTACCACAAGGCTGACGGCATGCTCCACATCAGCGGTCTCTCCTCGGTGGATGCCGGGGCCTACCGCTGCGTGGCCCGCAACGCCGCTGGCCACACGGAGAGGCTGGTCTCCCTGAAGGTGGGGCTGAAACCAGAAGCAAACAAGCAGTATCATAACCTGGTCAGCATCATCAACGGTGAGACCCTGAAGCTCCCCTGCACCCCTCCCGGGGCTGGGCAGGGACGTTTCTCCTGGACGCTCCCCAACGGCATGCGTCTGGAGGGCCCCCAAGCCCTGGGGCGCATTTCCCTTCTGGACAATGGCACCCTCGCGGTTCGTGAGGCCTCGGTGTTTGACAGGGGTACCTATGTATGCAGGATGGAGACGGAGTACGGCCCTTCGGTCACCAGCATCCCCGTGATTGTGATCGCCTATCCTCCCCGGATCACCAGCGAGCCCACCCCCGTCATCTACACCCGGCCCGGGAACACCGTGAAACTGAACTGCATGGCTATGGGGATTCCCAAAGCTGACATCACGTGGGAGTTGCCGGATAAGTCGCATCTGAAGGCAGGGGTTCAGGCTCGTCTGTATGGAAACAGATTTCTTCACCCCCAGGGATCACTGACCATCCAGCATGCCACACAGAGAGACGCCGGCTTCTACAAGTGCATGGCAAAAAACATTCTCGGCAGTGACTCCAAAACAACTTACATCCATGTCTTCTGA